From a region of the Haloferax volcanii DS2 genome:
- a CDS encoding FAD-dependent oxidoreductase yields MDAIVTVAAARDIGPGTVAIEFETPDGFEAEPGQFVKLSAEVDGESYARFYTLSSPGVGDTFEVTVGIDPEEAGPFSQHLDSLAAGDDVEISGPFGQSYYDGESRVVVFAGGPGVGPAVGIAEAAVADGNEAAVVYLDDAPAHEERLSALRDDGASVVVTGDESDLADAVADALTGDEGEQLFVYGFADFVSRATDAVEAAGGDADAAKVENFG; encoded by the coding sequence ATGGACGCAATCGTCACCGTCGCCGCGGCCCGCGACATCGGTCCCGGAACGGTCGCCATCGAGTTCGAGACGCCCGACGGCTTCGAGGCCGAGCCGGGCCAGTTCGTCAAGCTCTCCGCCGAGGTCGACGGCGAGTCGTACGCGCGGTTCTACACGCTCTCGTCGCCCGGCGTCGGCGACACGTTCGAAGTGACCGTCGGCATCGACCCCGAGGAGGCAGGGCCGTTCAGCCAGCACCTCGACTCGCTCGCCGCCGGCGACGACGTCGAGATTTCCGGGCCGTTCGGGCAGAGCTACTACGACGGCGAGTCGCGCGTGGTCGTCTTCGCGGGCGGCCCCGGCGTCGGCCCCGCGGTCGGCATCGCCGAGGCCGCGGTCGCCGACGGCAACGAGGCCGCCGTGGTCTATCTCGACGACGCGCCCGCCCACGAGGAACGGCTCTCCGCGCTCCGCGACGACGGTGCGAGCGTCGTCGTCACCGGCGACGAGTCCGACCTCGCAGACGCCGTTGCCGACGCGCTCACCGGCGACGAGGGCGAACAGCTGTTCGTCTACGGCTTCGCTGACTTCGTCTCGCGCGCGACCGACGCCGTCGAGGCCGCCGGCGGCGACGCCGACGCCGCGAAGGTCGAGAACTTCGGGTAA
- the acs gene encoding acetate--CoA ligase: protein MADGDTELEARLVEQEEFEPSEEFVAQANVSDPAVYDEFEENWPDCWERAAEMLDWDEKYDEVLDDSNPPFYEWFTGGKLNVSYNCVDRHVENGDKNRVAIKWEGEHGETRTYTYQDLYREVNEFAAALRDLGVEEDDVVTLYMPMIPELPIAMLACARIGAPHSVVFGGFSAEALATRMNAADSRFLVTCDGYYRRGDPLDHLDKANEGLDGVDHGVDATVVVDRLGDDGFDHDLKGNQHDWDDLLDEHAGERIDPVERDAEDMLFLMYTSGTTGQPKGVKHTTGGYLAYAAWTSHAVLDIEKEDTYWCSADIGWITGHSYIVYGPLALGTTTVMYEGTPDFPNRDRLWDIIEKYAVDIFYTAPTAIRAFMKWGSRFPEQHDLSSLRLLGTVGEPINPRAWKWYYKHIGNEDCPVVDTWWQTETGGMMITTLPGIKKMKPGSAGPPLPGIDAQIVDTSGKQVDAGRAGYLTVNKPWPGMLRTLYKNDERFIQEYWQEYSDTDSDDPDDWVYFPEDGAKIDGDDYITILGRVDDVINVSGHRLGTMEIESAIVGVEGVAEAAVVGGNHEVKGEAVYAYVITEEGQDEDDEMRGRIIEGVEDAIGPIARPEMVVFTPELPKTRSGKIMRRLLEEIANGEELGDTTTLRNPEVVESIQRQVESE, encoded by the coding sequence ATGGCAGACGGTGACACCGAACTGGAGGCACGGCTGGTCGAGCAGGAGGAGTTCGAACCCTCCGAGGAGTTCGTCGCGCAGGCGAACGTCTCCGACCCGGCCGTCTACGACGAGTTCGAGGAGAACTGGCCCGACTGCTGGGAGCGGGCCGCCGAGATGCTCGACTGGGACGAGAAGTACGACGAGGTACTGGACGATTCGAACCCGCCGTTCTACGAGTGGTTCACGGGCGGCAAGCTCAACGTCTCGTACAACTGCGTGGACCGCCACGTCGAAAACGGGGACAAGAACCGCGTCGCCATCAAGTGGGAGGGCGAACACGGCGAGACGCGGACGTACACGTATCAGGACCTCTATCGCGAGGTGAACGAGTTCGCGGCCGCGCTGCGCGACCTCGGCGTCGAGGAAGACGACGTGGTCACGCTCTACATGCCGATGATTCCGGAACTGCCAATCGCCATGCTGGCCTGCGCCCGCATCGGCGCGCCGCACTCGGTCGTCTTCGGCGGCTTCTCCGCCGAGGCGCTGGCGACGCGGATGAACGCCGCGGACTCCCGCTTCCTCGTCACCTGCGACGGCTACTACCGCCGCGGCGACCCGCTCGACCACCTCGACAAGGCCAACGAGGGCCTCGACGGCGTCGACCACGGCGTCGACGCGACCGTCGTCGTCGACCGACTGGGTGACGACGGCTTCGACCACGACCTGAAGGGCAACCAGCACGACTGGGACGACCTCCTCGACGAGCACGCCGGCGAGCGCATCGACCCCGTCGAACGCGACGCCGAGGACATGCTGTTCCTGATGTACACCTCGGGGACGACGGGCCAGCCGAAGGGGGTCAAACACACCACCGGCGGCTACCTCGCGTACGCCGCGTGGACCTCCCACGCGGTCCTCGACATCGAGAAGGAAGACACCTACTGGTGTTCGGCCGACATCGGCTGGATTACGGGCCACTCGTACATCGTCTACGGGCCGCTCGCGCTCGGCACGACGACGGTGATGTACGAGGGGACGCCTGACTTCCCCAACCGCGACCGCCTGTGGGACATCATCGAGAAGTACGCGGTCGACATCTTCTACACCGCGCCGACGGCGATTCGCGCGTTCATGAAGTGGGGCAGCCGGTTCCCCGAACAGCACGACCTGTCGAGCCTCCGCCTGCTCGGCACGGTGGGCGAACCTATCAACCCGCGCGCGTGGAAGTGGTACTACAAGCACATCGGCAACGAGGACTGCCCGGTCGTGGACACGTGGTGGCAGACCGAGACCGGCGGGATGATGATAACGACGCTCCCGGGAATCAAGAAGATGAAACCCGGCTCCGCCGGGCCGCCGCTGCCGGGCATCGACGCCCAAATCGTCGACACGAGCGGAAAACAGGTCGACGCCGGGCGCGCGGGCTATCTCACGGTGAACAAGCCGTGGCCCGGCATGCTCCGGACGCTCTACAAGAACGACGAGCGCTTCATTCAGGAGTACTGGCAGGAGTACTCCGACACCGACAGCGACGACCCCGACGACTGGGTCTACTTCCCCGAGGACGGCGCGAAAATCGACGGCGACGACTATATCACCATCCTCGGGCGCGTCGACGACGTCATCAACGTCTCGGGCCACCGCCTCGGGACGATGGAAATCGAGTCGGCCATCGTCGGCGTCGAGGGCGTCGCGGAGGCCGCGGTCGTCGGCGGCAACCACGAGGTGAAAGGCGAGGCCGTCTACGCCTACGTCATCACCGAGGAGGGTCAGGACGAAGACGACGAGATGCGGGGGCGCATCATCGAGGGCGTCGAGGACGCCATCGGCCCCATCGCTCGCCCCGAGATGGTCGTGTTCACGCCGGAACTTCCGAAGACGCGGTCTGGCAAGATTATGCGTCGGCTCCTCGAAGAGATTGCGAACGGCGAGGAACTCGGTGACACGACGACGCTTCGGAACCCCGAAGTCGTCGAGTCGATTCAGCGGCAGGTCGAAAGCGAGTAA
- a CDS encoding 2-oxoacid:acceptor oxidoreductase subunit alpha — translation MPADFNWAIGGEAGDGIDSTGKIFAQALSRAGRHVFTSKDFASRIRGGYTAYKVRTAIDPVQSVVDRLDVLIALTQRTIDENLDELHEGSVIIYDGDRSTMADVEIPEGMVGLDIPLKALAEEAGGAIMRNVVALGAACAVADFPIENLDSALQKRFGGKGEAIVENNKKAARAGLEYVHDEYDHEFDYDLETTDEDYVLINGDQAIGMGAIAAGCRFYAGYPITPATDVMEYLTGRIERYGGHVVQAEDELAAINLALGAARAGARSMTATSGPGIDLMTETFGLVATSETPLVIVDVMRSGPSTGMPTKQEQGDLNMMLYGGHGEIPRFVVAPTSIDECFWKTVEAFNFAEKYQVPVYVAADLAMAVTEQTFSPETFDMDEVEIDRGKVVDDDSIDEWLDEEGRFQPHALTDDGVSPRAFPGTEQGAHMSTGLEHDELGRRTEDRSMRVEQVDKRDRKVETAKQTEDFSPREFGDADSDTLILSWGSNEGALVEALDFLEEDGIDVRFLSVPYMFPRPDLTEEIEAADEVIVVECNATGQFANVVEHDTLTRVKRINKYDGVRFKADELADEIKATLDAEEVSA, via the coding sequence ATGCCTGCGGACTTCAACTGGGCCATCGGCGGCGAGGCTGGCGATGGCATCGACTCCACGGGGAAGATTTTCGCTCAGGCACTCTCCCGGGCCGGACGCCACGTGTTCACGTCTAAGGATTTCGCTTCGCGAATCCGGGGCGGATACACCGCGTACAAGGTTCGGACTGCCATCGACCCCGTGCAGAGCGTCGTCGACAGACTCGACGTGCTCATCGCGCTCACACAACGAACAATCGACGAGAACCTCGACGAACTGCACGAGGGCTCCGTCATCATCTACGACGGCGACCGCTCCACCATGGCGGACGTCGAAATCCCCGAGGGAATGGTCGGGCTGGACATCCCCCTCAAAGCGCTCGCCGAGGAGGCGGGCGGCGCAATCATGCGCAACGTCGTCGCGCTCGGCGCGGCGTGCGCCGTCGCGGACTTCCCCATCGAGAACCTCGACAGCGCGCTCCAGAAGCGCTTCGGCGGGAAGGGCGAGGCCATCGTCGAGAACAACAAGAAGGCGGCCCGCGCGGGCCTCGAATACGTCCACGACGAGTACGACCACGAGTTCGACTACGACCTCGAGACGACCGACGAGGACTACGTGCTCATCAACGGCGACCAGGCCATCGGCATGGGCGCCATCGCCGCCGGCTGTCGCTTCTACGCCGGCTACCCCATCACGCCCGCGACCGACGTGATGGAGTACCTCACCGGCCGCATCGAACGCTACGGCGGCCACGTCGTGCAGGCGGAAGACGAACTCGCGGCTATCAACCTCGCGCTCGGCGCGGCGCGCGCCGGCGCGCGGTCGATGACCGCCACGTCCGGTCCGGGTATCGACCTGATGACCGAGACGTTCGGTCTCGTCGCCACCTCCGAGACGCCGCTCGTCATCGTCGACGTGATGCGCTCGGGCCCCTCGACGGGGATGCCGACAAAGCAGGAACAGGGCGACCTCAACATGATGCTGTACGGCGGCCACGGCGAGATTCCGCGCTTCGTCGTCGCGCCGACGAGCATCGACGAGTGCTTCTGGAAGACCGTCGAAGCGTTCAACTTCGCCGAGAAGTACCAGGTCCCGGTGTACGTCGCCGCCGACCTGGCGATGGCGGTCACGGAACAGACGTTCTCCCCCGAGACGTTCGACATGGACGAAGTCGAAATCGACCGCGGCAAGGTCGTCGACGACGACTCCATCGACGAGTGGCTCGACGAGGAAGGTCGCTTCCAGCCGCACGCGCTCACCGACGACGGCGTCAGCCCGCGCGCGTTCCCCGGCACGGAGCAGGGCGCGCACATGTCGACCGGCCTCGAACACGACGAACTCGGTCGACGGACCGAAGACCGGTCGATGCGCGTCGAGCAGGTCGACAAGCGCGACCGGAAGGTCGAGACCGCAAAGCAGACCGAGGACTTCTCGCCGCGCGAGTTCGGTGACGCCGATTCGGACACGCTCATCCTCTCGTGGGGCTCCAACGAGGGCGCGCTCGTCGAAGCGCTCGACTTCCTCGAAGAGGACGGCATCGACGTGCGCTTCCTGTCGGTCCCGTACATGTTCCCGCGGCCGGACCTCACCGAGGAAATCGAGGCGGCCGACGAGGTCATCGTCGTCGAGTGTAACGCGACGGGGCAGTTCGCCAACGTCGTCGAGCACGACACATTGACCCGTGTCAAGCGCATTAACAAATACGACGGCGTCCGCTTCAAGGCGGACGAACTCGCAGACGAAATCAAAGCCACCCTCGACGCAGAGGAGGTCTCAGCATGA
- a CDS encoding ABC transporter permease: MSDAGSGGVSDLFAIAARELRTVVRTPAVVAPSVVFGLTVVAVAAAGSGARGGYVPLVLDLVPFVEALVPLLAVALCYRAVLSDRESGELDVLRTFDVSRPAYVGGVYLGRGLALVFVVFGSLLAAGATVPVLSPPDPTFLALNEAADSPVAFLRFSVLAVLFALAVAAVALAVSAAARTARQAIALAVGLLVAFVVGVDAAAVAGLASGNLGIDAVPLVLAASPNGAFRSLVLGVAIETGGGGSPAAALAGLVGWVVVALAVAVLTAWRPVE, encoded by the coding sequence ATGAGCGACGCCGGCTCCGGCGGCGTCAGCGACCTGTTCGCCATCGCGGCCCGGGAGCTCCGTACGGTCGTCAGGACTCCGGCTGTCGTCGCGCCGTCGGTCGTCTTCGGGCTGACGGTCGTCGCGGTCGCGGCCGCGGGGTCGGGCGCGCGCGGCGGCTACGTCCCGCTGGTGCTGGATTTGGTCCCGTTCGTGGAGGCGCTCGTTCCGCTTCTCGCCGTCGCGCTCTGTTACCGGGCGGTGCTCTCGGACCGCGAGTCGGGCGAACTCGACGTGCTAAGGACGTTCGACGTGTCTCGCCCGGCCTACGTCGGCGGCGTCTACCTCGGCCGGGGGCTCGCGCTCGTGTTCGTCGTCTTCGGGTCGTTGCTCGCCGCGGGCGCGACCGTCCCCGTCCTCTCGCCGCCGGACCCGACGTTCCTCGCGCTGAACGAGGCCGCCGACTCGCCGGTCGCGTTCCTCCGGTTTTCGGTCCTCGCGGTCCTGTTCGCCCTCGCGGTCGCGGCCGTCGCGCTCGCCGTCTCCGCCGCCGCGCGGACCGCTCGGCAGGCAATCGCGCTCGCCGTCGGCCTGCTCGTCGCCTTCGTCGTCGGCGTCGACGCCGCCGCCGTCGCCGGACTGGCCTCGGGGAACCTCGGCATCGACGCGGTCCCGCTCGTGCTCGCGGCGAGCCCGAACGGCGCGTTTCGGTCGCTCGTCCTCGGCGTCGCCATCGAGACCGGCGGGGGCGGGTCGCCGGCCGCGGCGCTCGCGGGGCTCGTCGGCTGGGTCGTCGTCGCGCTCGCGGTCGCGGTGCTGACGGCGTGGCGGCCGGTAGAATAG
- a CDS encoding ABC transporter ATP-binding protein produces MTDRDQTPPTTDDPTTMPSPDPAATAETAETDSDESTGEAAVSASNGPAIAATDLSHAFGDVGVLDGVSLSVAPGEVVALVGPNGSGKSTLLRFLARVRAPDEGTVTVGSAESGGGRARVGYLPQQPGFRAGFSAADTLDFYAQFVDEDVDVAGVLERVGLVDAADRRVGALSGGMTRLLGLGRALVGDPAVVVLDEPASGLDPGMVERLFDIVSDLADAGVAVVLSSHNLGPVERTADRVVVLDGGRFVADGDPRAVVESVGAADLQTAFGDLVATEEVTGR; encoded by the coding sequence ATGACTGACCGCGACCAGACACCCCCGACGACTGACGACCCCACCACGATGCCGAGTCCCGACCCCGCGGCGACCGCCGAGACTGCCGAGACAGACTCCGACGAATCGACGGGCGAAGCAGCCGTCTCGGCCTCGAACGGGCCGGCTATCGCCGCGACCGACCTCAGTCACGCCTTCGGAGACGTGGGCGTCCTCGACGGCGTCTCGCTGTCGGTCGCGCCCGGCGAAGTCGTCGCGCTCGTCGGCCCCAACGGCTCGGGGAAGTCCACGCTCCTGCGGTTTCTCGCGCGAGTCCGCGCGCCCGACGAGGGGACCGTCACGGTGGGCTCGGCAGAGAGCGGCGGCGGCCGGGCCCGCGTGGGCTACCTCCCGCAACAGCCCGGCTTCCGCGCCGGCTTCTCCGCGGCCGACACGCTCGACTTCTACGCGCAGTTCGTGGACGAGGACGTGGACGTGGCCGGCGTGCTGGAGCGCGTCGGCCTCGTGGACGCCGCGGACCGCCGGGTGGGCGCGCTCTCCGGCGGGATGACGCGCCTCCTCGGTCTCGGGCGGGCGCTCGTCGGGGACCCGGCCGTGGTCGTCCTCGACGAGCCGGCAAGCGGCCTCGACCCCGGCATGGTCGAGCGACTGTTCGACATCGTCTCCGACCTCGCCGACGCGGGCGTCGCGGTCGTCCTCTCGTCGCACAACCTAGGTCCCGTCGAGCGGACCGCCGACCGGGTGGTCGTCCTCGACGGCGGCCGGTTCGTCGCCGACGGCGACCCGCGGGCGGTGGTCGAATCCGTCGGCGCGGCCGACCTCCAGACCGCCTTCGGCGACCTCGTGGCGACCGAGGAGGTGACGGGGAGATGA
- a CDS encoding NosD domain-containing protein — MALLTPETTRWVAAATALVFVLASVSFVVPASGSVSPVAFDDTVKTGGTSVDVRTAEVEGFEVPLAQVHFSRYRYVIGYYDVRTAAADVSTPESARQFGDPLAVFVTDYATVSPDLDGDGYLRTEHNRNPGWTKASEASFVVDSGARVPSGPIAVPFSDAAAARSFADAHGGEVVDWATLRDRAGDPLSSRLAAFESSVAAHHEWANGTTAASDALFDRPVSTVVGEDAPTVEAAVTAAPANTTVYVPAGTYSVDAVDLNRSVTLRGAGRDTRLVGDGNGSVVHLRADRSAVGNLAIAGVGGVGTRRVRATNESVDWDTRVELAYGRGDAGVVLDGANESAVRGVEIDTPASGIIARESADSVVDGVTVRGADEPSDGFMGVVLIGERAVVQDSTFIDGRDGVYTHRADGSVVRDNRMEDGRYGVHQMYTSEALVADNVVRGDRIGVVLMTRPVGNLVVGNDVRESDFGFMPAGSDTYVADNVFAGNDYGMDVSGDRQVYVGNVVAGNGVGVRGSSTFPTNVVVRNDIVDNDVRVESSLGPMRTWTAGGEGNYWGDLPLEDADADGVYDRAYQPSGPVDAELGREPGALALSESPAMRALRRARDAVSGLRGSGVVDAAPRTEPVRPETLAALNATEETDD, encoded by the coding sequence ATGGCGCTTCTCACGCCCGAGACGACCCGCTGGGTCGCCGCCGCGACGGCGCTCGTCTTCGTCCTCGCGAGCGTCTCCTTCGTCGTCCCCGCCTCCGGGTCCGTCTCGCCGGTCGCCTTCGACGACACGGTCAAGACCGGCGGCACGTCGGTCGACGTTCGCACGGCCGAGGTCGAGGGGTTCGAAGTCCCGCTCGCGCAGGTCCACTTCTCGCGGTACCGCTACGTCATCGGCTACTACGACGTGCGAACCGCCGCCGCCGACGTGTCCACGCCCGAGAGCGCCCGTCAGTTCGGTGACCCGCTCGCGGTGTTCGTCACCGACTACGCGACCGTCTCGCCCGACCTCGACGGCGACGGCTACCTCCGAACCGAACACAACCGCAACCCCGGCTGGACGAAGGCGTCCGAGGCGTCGTTCGTCGTCGACTCGGGCGCGCGGGTCCCCTCCGGCCCGATTGCGGTCCCGTTTTCCGACGCCGCCGCGGCGCGCTCGTTCGCGGACGCCCACGGCGGCGAGGTCGTCGATTGGGCGACGCTCCGCGACCGCGCCGGCGACCCGCTTTCGTCCCGCCTCGCCGCCTTCGAGTCGTCGGTCGCCGCCCACCACGAGTGGGCGAACGGGACCACCGCTGCGAGTGATGCGCTGTTCGACAGACCCGTCTCGACCGTCGTCGGCGAGGACGCGCCGACCGTCGAGGCGGCGGTCACGGCGGCCCCCGCGAACACGACCGTCTACGTCCCCGCGGGCACCTACTCGGTCGACGCGGTCGACCTGAACCGCTCGGTGACGCTCCGCGGTGCCGGACGCGACACCCGACTCGTCGGCGACGGCAACGGCAGCGTCGTCCACCTCCGCGCCGACCGGAGCGCCGTCGGGAACCTCGCAATCGCCGGCGTCGGCGGGGTGGGGACGCGACGAGTCCGCGCCACCAACGAATCCGTGGACTGGGACACGCGCGTCGAACTCGCCTACGGCCGCGGCGACGCCGGCGTCGTCCTCGACGGCGCGAACGAGTCGGCGGTCCGCGGCGTCGAAATCGACACGCCCGCGAGCGGCATCATCGCCCGCGAGAGCGCCGACAGCGTCGTCGACGGCGTGACCGTCCGCGGGGCCGACGAACCCTCCGACGGCTTCATGGGCGTCGTCCTCATCGGCGAGCGGGCGGTCGTGCAGGACTCGACGTTCATCGACGGCCGCGACGGCGTCTACACCCACCGCGCCGACGGGAGCGTCGTCCGCGACAACCGCATGGAAGACGGTCGCTACGGCGTCCACCAGATGTACACCTCCGAGGCGCTCGTCGCCGACAACGTCGTCCGCGGGGACCGCATCGGCGTCGTCCTCATGACGCGGCCCGTCGGCAACCTCGTGGTCGGAAACGACGTGCGCGAGTCCGACTTCGGGTTCATGCCCGCCGGGAGCGACACCTACGTCGCGGACAACGTCTTCGCCGGCAACGACTACGGCATGGACGTGAGCGGCGACCGGCAGGTGTACGTCGGAAACGTCGTCGCCGGCAACGGCGTCGGCGTCCGCGGGAGTTCGACGTTCCCGACGAACGTCGTCGTCCGAAACGACATCGTCGACAACGACGTGCGCGTCGAGTCGTCGCTCGGCCCGATGCGGACGTGGACCGCCGGCGGCGAGGGCAACTACTGGGGCGACCTCCCGCTCGAAGACGCCGACGCCGACGGGGTCTACGACCGGGCGTACCAGCCCTCCGGGCCGGTTGACGCCGAACTCGGCCGCGAACCCGGCGCGCTCGCGCTCTCGGAGTCCCCCGCGATGCGCGCGCTCCGCCGCGCCCGCGACGCGGTGTCCGGCCTCCGCGGGTCCGGCGTAGTCGACGCCGCGCCCCGAACCGAGCCGGTTCGACCGGAGACGCTCGCCGCCCTGAACGCGACGGAGGAGACTGATGACTGA
- a CDS encoding acyl-CoA mutase large subunit family protein, with protein sequence MYDEDDLASIREARDEWESETRDPFVEKGGERKDRFATVSNHEVDDLYTPADVADLDYESDLGFPGESPYTRGVYPTMYRGRTWTMRQFAGFGTAKETNERFHYLIENGQTGLSTAFDMPSLMGKDSDDPLSDGEVGKEGVAVDTLRDMEVLFDGIDIGEVTTSFTINPSAPVVFAMYVALADNRGVPREQIGGTFQNDMLKEFIAQKEWVIPPEPSLKLVTDTVEFAAEETPRIRPISVSGYHIREAGSTAIQELAFTLADGFAYVEDAVDRGLDVDEFAPQLSFFFNSHNSIFEEVAKFRAARRIYHDVMSEWYDAEDERSTQLKFHTQTAGQSLTAQQPLNNIVRVTIQALAGVLGGTQSLHTNSFDEALALPSEEAVTVALRTQQIIAEESGAADVIDPLGGSFFVESLTDEIEAEAMAYIEEIREMGDGSVRDGVLAGIDEGYYHREISEASYEYQSRVEDGEEIVVGVNKYDTEEDTRPDLLHVEDEVQDRQLARLESVKDDRDDEAVDAALSELRETVRDGGNVMPVLVDAVKEYVTMGEIMDVFTEEYGTYRESIGVM encoded by the coding sequence ATGTACGACGAGGACGATTTAGCGTCCATCCGCGAGGCGCGCGACGAGTGGGAATCGGAGACCCGCGACCCCTTCGTTGAGAAGGGTGGCGAGCGCAAAGACCGATTCGCCACCGTCTCGAACCACGAGGTAGACGACCTCTACACGCCCGCCGACGTGGCCGACCTCGACTACGAGTCGGACCTCGGCTTCCCCGGCGAGTCCCCGTACACGCGCGGGGTGTACCCCACGATGTACCGCGGGCGGACGTGGACCATGCGGCAGTTCGCCGGCTTCGGCACGGCGAAAGAGACCAACGAGCGCTTCCACTACCTCATCGAGAACGGTCAGACCGGGCTCTCGACAGCGTTCGACATGCCCTCCCTCATGGGCAAGGACTCCGACGACCCGCTTTCCGACGGCGAGGTCGGAAAGGAGGGCGTCGCCGTCGACACCCTCCGCGACATGGAGGTGCTGTTCGACGGCATCGACATCGGGGAGGTGACGACCTCCTTTACCATCAACCCCTCCGCGCCGGTCGTCTTCGCCATGTACGTCGCGCTCGCGGACAACCGCGGCGTCCCCCGCGAGCAGATAGGCGGCACCTTCCAGAACGACATGCTCAAGGAGTTCATCGCGCAGAAGGAGTGGGTCATCCCGCCGGAACCGTCGCTCAAACTCGTCACCGACACCGTCGAGTTCGCCGCCGAGGAGACCCCGCGCATCCGACCCATCTCGGTGTCGGGCTACCACATCCGCGAGGCCGGGTCGACGGCGATTCAGGAACTCGCGTTCACGCTCGCCGACGGCTTCGCCTACGTCGAAGACGCGGTGGACCGCGGCCTCGACGTGGACGAGTTCGCCCCTCAGCTATCGTTTTTCTTCAACTCCCACAACTCCATCTTCGAGGAGGTGGCGAAGTTCCGCGCCGCCCGCCGCATCTACCACGACGTGATGTCCGAGTGGTACGACGCCGAAGACGAGCGCTCGACGCAGTTGAAGTTCCACACCCAGACGGCGGGGCAGTCGCTGACGGCCCAACAGCCGCTCAACAACATCGTCCGCGTCACGATTCAGGCGCTCGCGGGCGTCCTCGGGGGCACGCAGTCGCTCCACACGAACAGCTTCGACGAGGCGTTGGCGCTCCCTTCGGAGGAGGCCGTCACCGTCGCGCTCCGCACCCAGCAGATAATCGCCGAGGAGTCCGGCGCGGCCGACGTCATCGACCCCCTCGGCGGGAGCTTCTTCGTGGAGTCGCTGACCGACGAAATCGAGGCCGAGGCGATGGCCTACATCGAGGAGATTCGGGAGATGGGCGACGGCTCCGTCCGCGACGGCGTCCTCGCCGGCATCGACGAGGGCTACTACCACCGCGAGATTAGCGAGGCGTCCTACGAGTACCAGTCGCGGGTCGAAGACGGCGAGGAAATCGTCGTCGGCGTCAACAAGTACGACACCGAGGAGGACACCCGTCCCGACCTGCTCCACGTCGAAGACGAGGTACAGGACCGACAGCTCGCGCGCCTCGAATCCGTGAAGGACGACCGCGACGACGAGGCGGTCGATGCCGCGCTCTCAGAGCTCCGCGAGACGGTCCGCGACGGCGGCAACGTCATGCCGGTGCTCGTCGACGCCGTCAAGGAGTACGTCACGATGGGCGAAATCATGGACGTGTTCACCGAGGAGTACGGAACGTACCGCGAGTCCATCGGCGTGATGTGA